Within Novosphingobium resinovorum, the genomic segment GTGCCAACGCCGAACTCGCCAACAGCTTCGGCAATCTAGCCCAGCGCAGCCTGTCCATGATTTTCAAGAACATGGATGGTGAACTGAAAGCTGGACTTGAAGAAAGCGAAGCCGACACCGCGCTGTTCGCAGCCGTGGCTGAGGCCGTCTCCGGACTGCGCTCGGCGTTCGACGCGCTAGATTTCAGCACCGGCCTTGAAGCCTGGATGCGCGGCGTCTTCGCCTGCAACCAGTACGTAGATGAACAGGCCCCATGGGCGCTGCGCAAGAGCGACCCCGCTCGCATGGAAGCCGTATTGATGACGCTTTTCCGCGTCGTACGCGATCTCGCCATCGCCGTTCGTCCTGTCGTGCCGACCGCGATCGACGCCTTGCTCGACCAGATGGGACAGACGATCGACGCGCGTGACTACGCCGCGCTTGCCGATACCGGCTGGTTCGACGCACTCGCCGGTTCGGGCTTCAAGGTCGACAAGCCGCAAGGCGTATTCCCGCGACTGGAACTGCCCGAGGAAGCCGCAGCCTGATGCTGATCGATTCCCACTGCCATCTCGAATACGAAGGTCTGGTCGAGGATCAGCAGGCCGTGCTCGCACGCGCCCGCGATGCCGGGATCAAGGGCTTTCTCAACATCTCGACCCGGCAGCGAGAATGGGACCGCGTGGTCGCCACCGCCGCACGCGAACCCGACGTCTGGGCCTCGGTCGGCATCCACCCGCACGAAGCGGACCAGCATGCCGATCTGGGCGAGGGCGCCCTGCTCGAAGCCGCAGCCCATCCGCGCGTGATCGGCATCGGCGAGACCGGTCTGGATTATTATTACGACAAGTCCGACCGCGAGGTTCAACAGGCGCTTTTCCGCACGCACATCGCCGTTTCCCGCGAGACCGGCCTACCCATCATTATCCACACCCGGGATGCAGAAGACGACACCGCGCGCATTCTCACCGAGGAGATGGGGAAGGGCGCCTTCCCGGCGCTGATCCACTGCTTCACCGCCAGCGCCGACTTCGGCCGCAAGGTTCTCGAACTCGGGCTGACGATCAGCATTTCAGGCATCGTGACATTCAAGAATGCGAAGGACTTGCAGGAGGTCGTGAAGACCATTCCTGAAGATCGCCTGCTGATCGAAACCGACTCGCCGTTCCTGGCTCCGATCCCGCATCGCGGCCGCAAGTGCGAACCAGCCTTTACCGCCGATACGGCCGCTTTCGTCGCGAACCTGCGGGGAACGACCGTGACGCAACTCGGCGAGGCCACGACACGCAACTTCTTCGCGCTGTTCTCCAAGGCGCAGTACGCGTGAAGGTCACGGTCCTCGGCAGCGGCACATCGACCGGAGTGCCCCGGCTCGGCGGCGAGAACGGCGGCGCCGACTGGGGACTGTGCGATCCGGATGAGCCGCGCAACCGTCGCACACGGGTGTCGATCCTGCTCGAAAGCGACGCCGGTGCCCGTATCCTCGTCGACACTTCGACCGACTTGCGCGCACAACTGCTTGCCAACGACATCCATCGCATCGATGCGGTGTTCTGGACGCACGACCACGCCGACCATTGCCATGGTATCGATGACCTGCGCCCGCTGCGCTACGGCCGCGCCGGACCGATCCCGGGTTATGCGGACTCCGAAACCGTGCGGCGGTTGCGGCAGCGGTTCGGCTACGTCTTTGCCGGACAGCACGGCTACCCAACGCTGATTTCTCTGGAGAATCTCGATACCCTGCGGCTGTGCGAAGGCTTTCGCATAGGCCATACGCAGATGCCTCATGGCGGGATGGATTCGACCGGATTCCTGTTCGATGCCGCTGGAAAATCAGTCGGTTATGCCACGGACTTCAACCAGATTACGCGTGGCATGATCGATCTGTTCTATGGCTGCGACCTGCTGATCGTCGATTGCCTGCGCCGTGAACCGCACCCCACGCATGCCCATCTGGCGATGTCGCTGGAACTGGCTGAAGTCTGCCGGGTGGGAACGGCCGTGCTGACGCATCTCGACAAGAGCATGGACTATGCCACACTGAGCGCTTCGGTGCCTGCGAACGTGCAGGTCGCTTATGATGGACTGGTGCTTACGCCGTGAACACGACAGCCATGATCGTCTCGATGATCTCCATCGTCGGTTGCCTGGTCCTGGCGCTGCGCAATCCTCAAATCCGTGGACTTGGCGGCGGACAGGCACTGCGTCTTGCGGCTATCTGGGCCGCGATCATCATCGCGCTCGTGGTCGTCATCCAGTGGTCCGGCTTGAGGATCGGCTGATGACCAGCCTCCGATCAGCCATCCGTTATTTTACATAATCATCATTATCAACTCAGGCATGACCCAGATCCGACACCAACAGATCGACCGCCTCCTGACCATCATGGCCCGCCTGCGCGATCCGCAGGACGGTTGTGAATGGGACAAGGAGCAGACTTTCGCAACGATCGCTCCTTACACGATCGAGGAAGCCTACGAAGTCGCCGAAGCCATCGCGCATGACGATTTGCCGTCCTTGCGCGAGGAACTCGGCGACCTGTTGCTGCAGGTCGTCTTCCATGCCCGTATGGCGGAAGAACTTGGGCATTTCGCGTTCGGCGATGTCGCTGCCGCCATTTCCGACAAGCTCGAGGCGCGGCATCCTCATATCTTCGGCGATGACGCGACCGGAGATGCCCAAACCGATCGCTGGGAAAAACTGAAGGCCAAGGAACGTGCCGCCAAGGGCGCGACCAGTGCCATCGACGGAGTGGCGATGTCGCTCCCGGCATTGATGCGGGCGGAGAAACTGCAGAAGCGCGCGGCTCGCGTCGGTTTCGACTGGCCCGATCCGAGCGGAGCGGCCGACAAGGTCCGCGAGGAAATGCAGGAACTGGCCGAAGCATCCGCTGCCGAGCGACTGGAACAAGCAGGCGACCTGCTTTTCGCGGCAGTCAATCTGGTAAGGCTGAACGGCATAGCGCCTGAAGACGCTCTGCGGGCAGCGAACGTAAAGTTCGAGCGCCGGTTCCGCGCCATGGAAGCGCTGTCAGCCGAGGACAATCGCGACTTCGCAACGCTTTCTCTGGAGGAACAGGAAGCGTACTGGCAGGCCGTCAAGCGCAGCGAATAAGCTGCACACGACGGCCGCACAATACCCCCCATGACAGCGCTCAGAGCGCCTTGAAGCGCCCGAACTCCCGCTCTGAAAGGCGCACCTCCAGCCTCATCTGCGGCCCCTGCTCGCCTTCTCCGGCATCCTCTTCGGACACGACTTCGCCGCGCGCGTGGAGAAATGCGAAGCGCTGGCCGTCAGCGACCGGCAGCACGAAGCTGTAGATCCTGGAATCTCGCGTCAGGTTGCGACTGGCGATGTCGAGCAGCGCGTCGCAGCCCTCTCCGGTCAGCGCCGAGACGGGAACAATGACCTCCCCTTCCCGGTGCATGGACACCTCGCGGAGTTCATGCGCCTGGTCGGGGTCCAGCAGATCCCACTTGTTCCAGACCTCGATGATCGGCACCTGCGGCTCGGGCTCGTCATCCGGCTCGTCGTCCGACCAGTCGAGCGCGGGAGCCTGGCGCGCCTTGCGATCGTCGAGCGGGGGCTGGATCACGCCGAGATCAGCCAGGACATCGAGGACTTGACGCTTCTGCGCCTCGGTGTCCGGGTTGGCGATGTCGCGAACGTGAAGAATCACGTCGGCGGCGGTCACTTCCTCAAGCGTCGCACGGAAGGCGGCAATCAGTTCGGTGGGCAAGTCCGAGATGAAACCCACCGTGTCCGACAGAATCGCCTTTTCGAGACCCGGCATGCGGATTGCCCGCATCGTCGGGTCGAGCGTCGCGAACAGCAGGTTTTCCGCCATGACGCTGGCACCGGTGAGCCGATTGAACAGCGTCGATTTGCCGGCGTTGGTATAGCCGACGAGCGCGACCACCGGCCACGGCGCCTTCTCGCGGCGGTCGCGATGGAGGCCGCGGGTGCGGCGTACCTGCTCGAGTTCGCGGCGGATCTTGGCCATACGATCGCGGATCATGCGGCGGTCGGCCTCGATCTGCGTCTCGCCGGGACCGCCGAGGAAGCCGAAGCCGCCGCGCTGGCGCTCGAGGTGAGTCCAACTGCGGACAAGGCGCCCCGCCTGGTAATCGAGGTGCGCCAGTTCCACCTGCAGGCGGCCTTCCGCCGTCGCTGCCCGCTCGCCGAAGATTTCGAGGATGAGCCCGGTGCGATCGATGACCTTGCGCTTGAGCTTCTCTTCCAGGTTGCGCTGCTGGATCGCCGACAGCGAACCGTCGACGATGATGAGTTCGGCCTCGTTCAGAGTGCAGGCCGTGGAGATATTCTGGATCTGGCCTTCGCCGAACAGCGTGCCCGGGCGCGCCTCGCGAATGACGATCGCCACCGCCTCGACCACTTCGAGGCCGATCGCGAGCGCAAGCCCCCTCGCCTCCTCAAGACGAGCTTCGGGGTCGAGATCGTTCCTCTCACCCCTTGGCCCACGCATTTGCGGATATACGACGAGGGCACGCGCACCGCGCGTGACCTCCCCCTTCAGTTCATCGTTCAATTTTGTTCAGCTTCTCTCAGTCGTCGGCTTCTTCATGCGCCTGAAGGTCGACCGGAGTCACGGGCTGAATCGTCGAAACCGCATGCTTGTACGCCAACTGCACATAGCCTTCGCGCTCAAGCAGCATGCAGAACAGGTCGTAAGCGGCGACGCGGCCCTGAAGCATGACGCCGTTGATCAGGAACATCGTCACCTGCACGCCGGCATTGCGGATGCTGGAAAGGAAGACGTCCTGCAGTACTCGCTGCTTCTTCGCGTTCTCCGGACCATTGCCGAACTGGCGGGCGTCCACCGGGGTCGAAGGCATGATCGTCGAGATCGCGTGCTTGTAGACGAGCTGCGACTGACCGTCACGGCGCAACAGGATCGAGAAATTGTCGAACCAGGTAACGATGCCCTGCAGCTTCACGCCCTTGACGAGGAACATGGTAACCGGGGTCTTGTTCTTGCGCAGCAGGTTCAGGAACTGGTCTTGCAGGTTCTGTCCGCCCTTGCCCGTGGATGCCGGGGGGGCAACAGGCGCGGCAGCGGCAACTGCGGCGGCCGGTGCGGCTTCTTCAACCTCGGGCTCCGTCGTCGCTTTAGGGCGCGCGGAAAGGGTACGACCAGCCATGTGTATGCTCCTTTTTTTTGGCGGCCGCCCATGCGGTCCGCGATCTGGTCCCGCTGTTAGCGCGGGCCGTTCTCGAATCGGAAACTACCCATTTGCTGCAATGCAGTAAACGGGGTTTTTGTAGCAGAAATGTTACACCGAAATTCAGATCGTTTCGTCGAGGTCGGTTTCGTCCTCGCGCCGCTCCGACATGCCGAGCAACTTGAGCTTGCGATGCAGTGCCGAGCGTTCCATCCCGATGAAAGCGGCGGTCTTCGAGATATTACCGGAAAACCGCCGGATCTGGACGCGCAGGTACTCACGCTCGAAGCTCTCGCGGGCCTCGCGCAGCGGGGCGCTCATCATCACGGTGACGCCGGTATCGGCCCCTCCCCGGCTGTTGAAGATTTCCGGCGGGAGCATGTCCGCCTCGATCTTCGCGAGTTTCTCGCGCGGGGCCATGATGACGGTGCGCTCCACGACATTGCGCAGCTGACGGACGTTGCCGGGCCATTCGTAGGCCTGGAGCGCGGTCATCGCCTCGCCGCTCACCTGCGGCGGGGTGACACCCTGCTCGTTGGCATAGCGGGCGAAGAAGTGGTCGATCAGCGCCGGAATGTCGTCGCGGCGCTCGCGCAGTGCCGGGATCGCGATCGGCACGACATTGAGGCGGTAGAACAGGTCCTCGCGGAAGCGGCGCTCGGCGATTTCCTTTTCCAAGTCGCGCGAGGTGGAGGAAACCACGCGGACATCGACGCGGATCTGGCGGGTGCCGCCGACACGCACGAAAGCCTGATCCGTAAGCACGCGCAGGATTCGCGCCTGGGTCGAGAGCGGCATGTCCGCCACTTCATCGAAGTAGAGGGTGCCGCCGTCGGCGCTTTCGAGCAGGCCGGAACGGATCAGGGTACCGTCGGCCTCCTCGCCGAACAGCTCCTGCTCGAAGCGTTCAGGCGTGATCCGGGCAGAATTGACGCTGACGAAGGCATTGCCGGCGCGCGGGCTCCAGGCATGCAGGAGCCTCGCCGCCACTTCCTTGCCCGACCCGGCAGGCCCGGTGATGAGCAGGCGGCTGCCGGTGTTGGCGACGCGCTTGAGCGTCGCGCGGACCTGGTTGATGATGCCGCTGGAGCCGGTGAACTCCTCGCCCATGGACACGCCCTGGCGCAGCTGCGCGTTCTCGCGGCGCAGGCGCTCCGTCTCGGTCGCCCGGCCCACAAGGTGCAGCAGCTTTTCCGCCTCGAATGGCTTCTCGATGAAGTCCACGGCGCCGCGGCTGATGGCGGCGACGGCGGTGTCGATGTTGCCGTGGCCGGAGAAGATGATGACCGGCAGTTCCGGCTCGCGCGCCTTGATCGCGTCGAGGATTTCCAGCCCGTCCATCGGGCTGCCGTGCAGCCATACGTCGAGCAGCACCAGCGACGGACGGCGGGCATCGACCGCCGCAAGAGCAGCATCGCTGTCGCCCGCGGTGCGGCATTCGTAGCCTTCGTCGCTCAGCACGCCGGCGACCAGTTCGCGGATGTCGCGTTCGTCGTCGACGATCAGGATATCAAGTGCCATGGGCCATCTTCTTCGTGCTGGAAAAACGGGTCATTGCGCGGCCTCCGGCTTGCGTGCGGGTGCCGAACTGGTTGCTTCCTGGGCCGGCGGGTCATGCGCGAAACGCATGGTCACCGTGGTGCCCCCCCCCTGCGCGGCGGTGAAGGTCATTTCGCCGCCGTGCTCTTCGATGATCTTATTGACGATCGCGAGCCCGAGGCCCGTGCCCTTCTCACGCGTCGTCACGTAAGGCTCGATCAGGCGCTCCTTGTCCTGCGAGAGCCCGATGCCGTTGTCGGTAACGCGCACGACGACCGAATCGTCCTGATCGGCCACCTCGACGCTGATCGCACCGCGATAGTCTTCGCCCGCATCTTTAGACTTTACTTCAATGGCTTCTACGGCATTCTTGAGAACGTTAGTCATCGCCTGTCCGAACTGATGGCGATCGCAGTCGATGACGCGGATGTCGCGCCCGGCCGAGAAGCGGAAGTCGATGTCGGGCCTCGCCACCTCCTGCAGGAACAGCGCCTGCCGCGTCAGCGCTACCGGGTCCTCGGTGCGGAACACCGGCTTGGGCAGGCGGGCGAAGGAGGAGAACTCGTCCACCATCTTGCGCAGTTCCCCGACCTGCCGGATGATCGTGCGGGTCAGGTCCTCGAACAGTTCCGGGTTATCGGTGATCTGCTTGCGATAGCGGCGGCTGAGGCGCTCGGTTGCCAGCTGGATCGGAGTGAGCGGATTCTTGATCTCGTGCGCGATGCGCCGCGCCACGTCCGACCATGCCGCCGTGCGCTGGTCGAGGAGCTGGCGGGTGATATCCTCGAAGGTGATGACGTGGCCGGTGGCGTCGCGGCTGGTTTTGACCGCCAGTGTCAGGAGGTCGCCGCCGCGATTGTACTGGACGATGCCGCTGGTCGTCCCCTGCTCCACCAACGCCGCGATCGAGGGTGCCAGTTCCGCAATGGGCATGCCTTCCGGCACATCCTGCGCCCTGTTGGTCAGGAGCATCTGCGCGGTCGAGTTCATCAGCAGGATACGTCCGCCCTCATCGAGCGAGATGATGCCCGAGGTGACCGATTCCAGCACCGCCTCGATGAAGACGCTGCGCTCGTGGAGCTGGCTGTTGGCGCCGAGCAACGCCTGAGTCTGCTTGTCGATCTGCGCGGTCATGCGGTTGAACGCACGGTTCAGCAGGCCGATTTCGTCTGCGCCGGTCCGTCCCTCGATCCGCAGCGCGTAGTTGCCCGCACCCACTCGGCGCGCGGCATCCACGAGTTGGTAGAGCGGCTCCACTTGCCGGTCGGCGAAACGCAGCGCGAACCATACCGACAGGCCAACGAGAGCGAGCGAGGCCACGAAAAGGGCCACGTTGAAACGCAGCTGCAGCACGCGCGCCTGGCTGGTGAGCGCCTCGTAGGCCAGCACGATGTTCTCGGCCCGCTCGCCCTGGCTGAGCGAAAGCAGGTCCGAACTGCGCACGACAAGAAGATAGACACCCGACGACCGCTCGATGGGCGCGGCCGCGACGATGCGGTTGTCCTTCGCGCTGACGACGTAGGGCTCGCCCTTGTCGAGCCGTTCGAGGCCATCCTTGCTGATGCGATTGTTTTCGGCAACGCCGTCCGGATCGACGATGATCGGCGTGCGCTGTTCCCCGCTTGCGTCGATCTGGATGATCGCCGCGCCGCTCAAGTTGCGGCGAATGACGTGGAACGAGAGGAACGCCTGGAACTCCCGGCTCGCGACGGGGCTGCGGCTCAGTTCCGCGCGCGAGTCGGTGGCCATCGCCACGGATTCGTAGCCGACGTCGCGAAGCGTCTGGTCGTAGTAGCCGCGCGCCAGCTTGTTGGCATTCTCCAGCAGTCCGCGCGAACTGTCGGAGAACCAGAATTCCACGCCCGACTGGAACAGCCAGGACGCGAAGACCACGACCAGCAAAGTCGGGATCGCGGCGATCAGCGAGAAGATGAACACCAGGCGCACGTGCATCTGGCCGGTGCCGCCGGTCGCGTGCTCGGCTGCACGACGCAGGGCCATCCGCCTGCCGAGCAGGACGAGGATCGCCATCGCGGGCACCAGCGTGCCCACCAGCAGGCTGGCGGTCAGGTTCGAGGGAAGCAGTTCGCGGCGGTCTCCGCCACTGTTGATGGCGAGCCAAGTGGTGACCGTCATCGTCAGGAAGGCGACCACCGACAGCACTTCCATGACCGCGAAGAAGTTCGCCCGGCGCGCAGCGACCTGCATTCGCCGCCACCATCGGGGCCAGGCACGCTTCTGGACGGAAACTTCACTCATCGTTGCGCTGTTACAACAGGACTGTGACCCCGCTGCAAGAGTAAATCCACGAAGGCCCTTCTAGGGACGACGAGCGAATTCCTCGGGATCGAGCGCCAATTCGCCCAGGCGCTTGCGCAAGGTGTTGCGATTAATCCCCAGCGCTTGCGCCGCACGCAACTGATTGCCTGCAGTCTCGCGCAGGACCTCGGCGAACAGCGGCCGCTCGAAAGCGGCCATCGCGCTGTTGTAGATCGAGCCGCTTGGCGGACGATTGACCGCGAGCCATTCCGACACCGCAGTCGCGATATCGACCGCCCTCGGCGCGCCGCCATCCTCGGCGGGCGGGGGCGCCTCCTGTGTCAGCAGCGGCAGGACCGCCTCGGCGTCGATCACGTCCTCGCGCGCCAGCAGGGCAAGGCGATAGATGAAGTTCTTGAGTTCGCGCACGTTGCCGCGCCAGGGCTGGCGGCTGAGCAGGTCGGCGGCTTCCTTCGTCAACTGGCGACGCGGTAGCCCCTCGTTGGCGGCGTGCTGCAGGAAATGGCGCGCCAAGACGTCGATGTCGTCGCGCCGGTCGCGCAGCGGCGGCATGTGGATCGGCACCACGTTGAGCCGGTAATACAAGTCCTCACGGAAGCGCCCGGCGGCGATTTCGGGCTCGAGGTCCTTGTTGGTCGCGGCGACGATGCGGGTGTCGAGGCGGATTTCCTCGCGCCCGCCGACCCGCCGTACGGTGCCCGACTGAAGCGCGCGCAGCAGGCGGGTCTGCGCCTGCATCGGCATGTCGCCGATTTCGTCGAGGAACAACGTGCCGCCCGCTGCCTGCTCGAACTTGCCGACGTGACGCGCGACGGCGCCGGTGAAAGCGCCCTTCTCATGCCCGAACAGTTCGCTCTCGATCAGTTCGGCGGGGATCGCGGCGGTGTTGACGGCGATGAACGGGCCTTCGCGGCGATTGCCGAGCTGATGGATCGCCTCGGCCACAAGTTCCTTGCCGGTGCCGGATTCGCCCAGGATCAGCACCGTCAGGTCGTTACGCAGGACACGGGTGATCATGCGGAACACCGATTGCATCGCGGCGCTGCGGCCGACCAGAGGCAGACCGTCCGCGACCGGCTCCTCGCCGTCCGCGGCAAGACCCTGCGCCGTGCCGGCTGCCTGGCGCACGGTGCGCGCCAGTTCGTCGATGTCGAACGGCTTGGGGAAATACTCGAAGGCGCCGGTATCGGTGGCGCGCACGGCGGTATCGAGCGTGTTCTGGGCCGAGAGAATGACGATCGGCATGTGCGGATGCAGCGCGCGGACCCGCTCGATCGTCTCGATCCCGTCACCGTCCGGAAGCATCACGTCGGTGACGAGCGCCGCGAACCCGCGATCCGCCAGCATCCGGTCACGCTCGGCGATGGTGACGCAGTGCGAAACGCCGAACCCTTCCGCTTCGAGCGCGGCGGTGATGACGATGGCGATGGACATGTCGTCCTCGACCAGCAGCACGTTCTGCGTCATGCCGTCTTTCTCCGGGGGCGATTGCGCGTCTCGCGGGCGAGCGGCAGGTGAATGCGGAAGTGGGTCAGCCCATTCTCGTCGTCGCGGTCGTGGGTGATGCGACCGTTCATGTCGCGCACCAGCTTGCGGACCAGCGGCAGGCCGAGGCCCTGCCCCGACTTCTTGGTGGTGACGAACGGTTCGAAGATATGATCGCGCATGGCCGGATCGATGCCGGGGCCGTTGTCGCTGACGCGAACCTCGATCGGCAGGCGCAGCGGGGCACCGTCATCGCCGGTGTGAAGCTGCAGGCCGCTGGCGAAGCGGGTCCGGATGATCACGCGCGGCTCGGCGACGTGCTTGCAGGCATCGGCGGCGTTGGAGAGCAGGTTCATCATCACCTGCACCAGCCCGTCGGGACTGCCGAGCACCGATGGCAGCGAGGGATCGAACTCCTCGACGAGCCGGAACGCCGGCTTCTCCGCCTTGGCCGCGTTCAGCACGTCGATGGCGCGGCGGGCTGCCTCGTGGAGATTGCAGGGCTCCACCGGCGGCGTCGTGCGGCCGCTCAGCTTCTGCATCCGCTCGATAAGCCCCGCGACGCGGTCGACCTCGCCGGTAATGAGGTCCGTTAGCGCCTTGTCCCGTTCGTCGACCTTGCGCGCGAGAAGCTGCGCCGCGCCGCGAATGCCGGCGAGCGGGTTCTTGATCTCATGCGCCATGATCTCGGGACCGCGCAGGACCGCGTTGTCAGGGCCGCCGGAGTCGTCGCCAAGCGCCTCGGACGCGGAATTGTCGTGGAGCGACACGACCTGCCAGCCGGGACTGTCCGCGACCGGGCCGACGTTGATGTCGATCCGCCGCGCGCCCTTGCCCTTGATCTGCACCACGATTTCGCGCGCGGAGACCGGCGCCTCGGAATCCGATAGCCGATCCAGCAGGCGGCGGTCGGAGATCGACATGATGTCGCGCAGCCGCGTCCCGACGAGGCGCCGGGCCGACTGCCCGAAGAACTGCTCCGCCGCCGGGTTGAGCCAGGCGATCGTCCGTCCGTTCTCCAGCAGCAGCACGGCATGCGGCAGGCTCGCCAGCAGCCGCTGCGCGTCAGGCAGATCGGTCCGGGTGTCCAGGCTCATGCGGCGCGGAGCTGACTGTCGTCGGTGCCGCGGTAGGGAGCATAGAACTCATCGATTTCACGAAGGACTTCAGCAGGATCGGCGATGAAGTTCAGTTTGTTCCTGAACTCGGCCGAGCCGCGCACGCCCTTGATGTACCAGCCAAGGTGCTTGCGAGCCATCCGGACGCCGGTGTCCGCGCCGTAGTGGTCGAGCATGTCCTCGTAATGGCGACGGATGATGTCGTACTGCCCGGCGATGTCGGGATCGGCCGAGACCGCCTCGCCGCGCCACCATTGCATGACTTGCGAGAGAAACCAGGGACGTCCGTAAGAACCGCGCCCGATCATCAGACCGTCCGCGCCAGACTGTTCCAGCGCCTGCGCGGCATCGTGCACGGTGCAGATGTCGCCGTTGACGATGACCGGGATCGACACCGCGTCCTTGACCTTGCGGACGAAGGCCCAGTCGGCCTCGCCCTTGTACATCTGGTTGCGGGTGCGGCCGTGGACGGTGATCATCTTCGCGCCCAGATCCTCGGCGATCCGCGCGAGTTCGGGGGCGTTGAGGCTGTCATGGCACCAGCCCATACGCATCTTGACGGTGACCGGAACCTTCACCGCCTTGACGGTCGCCTCGATCAGCTTGGTCGCCAGCGGCACCTGCCGCATCAGCGCCGAGCCCGCGTCACCGTTGACGACCTTGCGCACCGGGCAGCCCATGTTGATGTCGATGATGGCGGCGCCGCGGTCCTCGACCAGCTTGGCGGCCTCGCCCATCTGTTCGGGGTCGCAGCCGACCAGCTGCATCGAGACCGGGTCCTCGACCTTGTCCCACATCGCCTTCTGCAGCGACACGCGCGTCTCACGGATCGCAGCGGGGCTGGCGATCATCTCGGTGACGTTGAGGCCCGACCCGAAGGCGCGCACCATCCGGCGGAACGGCAGGTCCGAAACCCCCGTCATCGGCGCGAGCACGACCGGGCAGTCGATCGTCACCGGACCGACCTGGATTGGCTTGAGTGCCGGAGGATTGGGCAATTGAGTCATGATGCGTGCAGTGCTGCCTAAAAAACAGGCAGCGCATAGTGGATTGCCCTCAATGCGGCAAGCGATTACCGGCATCGGCAATGTCGCAAATCGTCTCAGAGCCGCAGAATTCGCCCCGTGATCGCACTGGCATTCGTACTGCCGCGCTCGTCGTGGCCGCAGGCAAGGGCCTGCGCGCCGGTCAGCCGGTGCCGAAACAGTTCGCGCGCTGGCGCGGCAAGCCGGTCGTGCGACACTCGGTCGAGGCGCTGGCGGCAGCGGGATGCGCGCCGATTCTAGTGGTCATTCCCGATGGCGCGCAAGCCGTCGCCCGTGAAGCACTGGCGGGAATTGCGGGCGTGCAGTTCACCACGGGCGGCGCGACGCGGCAGGAATCGGTGCGTCTCGGGCTGGAAGTTCTTGCAGGCGCCGAGCCCGACCGCGTCCTGATCCACGACGCGGCCCGCCCGCTGCTGCCCGCCGAAGTGATCGAACGCCTGCTGATCGCTCTCGACGCATACAAAGGCGCGATACCGGTCCTGCCCGTGGCCGACAGCCTGACTCATGCGGCGGGCGATCTCATGGGCGCCCCTGCCCGGCGCGAGGACTTGCGCCGGGTCCAGACGCCCCAGGCCTTCCACTTCGCCGAAGTGCTCGCCGCACACCGGGACTGGGACGGCCCCACCAATGCCGGAGATGATGCGCAAGTCGCGCAGGCATGGGGCATGGACGTGGCACTCGTCGAAGGGGACGAAACCTTGCACAAACTCACCTACGCCGCCGATTTCGGAGCTTCGAAGCCGCTGGTGCGCGTCGGCAGTGGTTACGACGTCCATCGCCTTGAGGAAGGCGAGGAACTGTGGCTCTGCGGCGTGCGGATCGCGCACACGCATGGGCTCTCTGGCCACAGCGACGCCGATGTGGCGATCCACGCGCTCGTTGATGCGATGCTCGGCGCGATCGGCGCAGGGGACATCGGCCAGCACTTTCCGCCCAGCGACCCTCAGTGGAAAGGCGCCGCTTCGGACCGCTTCCTCGCCCACGCG encodes:
- a CDS encoding TatD family hydrolase, with amino-acid sequence MLIDSHCHLEYEGLVEDQQAVLARARDAGIKGFLNISTRQREWDRVVATAAREPDVWASVGIHPHEADQHADLGEGALLEAAAHPRVIGIGETGLDYYYDKSDREVQQALFRTHIAVSRETGLPIIIHTRDAEDDTARILTEEMGKGAFPALIHCFTASADFGRKVLELGLTISISGIVTFKNAKDLQEVVKTIPEDRLLIETDSPFLAPIPHRGRKCEPAFTADTAAFVANLRGTTVTQLGEATTRNFFALFSKAQYA
- a CDS encoding MBL fold metallo-hydrolase — encoded protein: MKVTVLGSGTSTGVPRLGGENGGADWGLCDPDEPRNRRTRVSILLESDAGARILVDTSTDLRAQLLANDIHRIDAVFWTHDHADHCHGIDDLRPLRYGRAGPIPGYADSETVRRLRQRFGYVFAGQHGYPTLISLENLDTLRLCEGFRIGHTQMPHGGMDSTGFLFDAAGKSVGYATDFNQITRGMIDLFYGCDLLIVDCLRREPHPTHAHLAMSLELAEVCRVGTAVLTHLDKSMDYATLSASVPANVQVAYDGLVLTP
- the mazG gene encoding nucleoside triphosphate pyrophosphohydrolase, yielding MTQIRHQQIDRLLTIMARLRDPQDGCEWDKEQTFATIAPYTIEEAYEVAEAIAHDDLPSLREELGDLLLQVVFHARMAEELGHFAFGDVAAAISDKLEARHPHIFGDDATGDAQTDRWEKLKAKERAAKGATSAIDGVAMSLPALMRAEKLQKRAARVGFDWPDPSGAADKVREEMQELAEASAAERLEQAGDLLFAAVNLVRLNGIAPEDALRAANVKFERRFRAMEALSAEDNRDFATLSLEEQEAYWQAVKRSE
- the hflX gene encoding GTPase HflX, with the protein product MNDELKGEVTRGARALVVYPQMRGPRGERNDLDPEARLEEARGLALAIGLEVVEAVAIVIREARPGTLFGEGQIQNISTACTLNEAELIIVDGSLSAIQQRNLEEKLKRKVIDRTGLILEIFGERAATAEGRLQVELAHLDYQAGRLVRSWTHLERQRGGFGFLGGPGETQIEADRRMIRDRMAKIRRELEQVRRTRGLHRDRREKAPWPVVALVGYTNAGKSTLFNRLTGASVMAENLLFATLDPTMRAIRMPGLEKAILSDTVGFISDLPTELIAAFRATLEEVTAADVILHVRDIANPDTEAQKRQVLDVLADLGVIQPPLDDRKARQAPALDWSDDEPDDEPEPQVPIIEVWNKWDLLDPDQAHELREVSMHREGEVIVPVSALTGEGCDALLDIASRNLTRDSRIYSFVLPVADGQRFAFLHARGEVVSEEDAGEGEQGPQMRLEVRLSEREFGRFKAL
- the hfq gene encoding RNA chaperone Hfq, which codes for MAGRTLSARPKATTEPEVEEAAPAAAVAAAAPVAPPASTGKGGQNLQDQFLNLLRKNKTPVTMFLVKGVKLQGIVTWFDNFSILLRRDGQSQLVYKHAISTIMPSTPVDARQFGNGPENAKKQRVLQDVFLSSIRNAGVQVTMFLINGVMLQGRVAAYDLFCMLLEREGYVQLAYKHAVSTIQPVTPVDLQAHEEADD
- a CDS encoding sigma-54-dependent transcriptional regulator codes for the protein MALDILIVDDERDIRELVAGVLSDEGYECRTAGDSDAALAAVDARRPSLVLLDVWLHGSPMDGLEILDAIKAREPELPVIIFSGHGNIDTAVAAISRGAVDFIEKPFEAEKLLHLVGRATETERLRRENAQLRQGVSMGEEFTGSSGIINQVRATLKRVANTGSRLLITGPAGSGKEVAARLLHAWSPRAGNAFVSVNSARITPERFEQELFGEEADGTLIRSGLLESADGGTLYFDEVADMPLSTQARILRVLTDQAFVRVGGTRQIRVDVRVVSSTSRDLEKEIAERRFREDLFYRLNVVPIAIPALRERRDDIPALIDHFFARYANEQGVTPPQVSGEAMTALQAYEWPGNVRQLRNVVERTVIMAPREKLAKIEADMLPPEIFNSRGGADTGVTVMMSAPLREARESFEREYLRVQIRRFSGNISKTAAFIGMERSALHRKLKLLGMSERREDETDLDETI